The genomic segment CTACCACATCATATGTACCTGGTACACAGAATGTCTTCATGTAATATGAGCTGAGGGAATTAAACCCACATATATGTGAGGTGTCCTTTAGCCATGGAGACAGACAATCACACCGTGACTGAGTTCATCCTTGTGGGCTTCACAACAGTTCCTGTGCTGCAGTTGATCTTATTTGTGGTGTTCCTTTGTGTGTGCTCTGTGACCCTGGTGGGAAATACCATGTTAATAACACTGATCTCTAACGACTCCCAgctccacacacccatgtattttTTCATTGGAAATCTGTTGTTCCTGGATCTCTGGTGTTCCTCTGTCTATACCCCAAAGATCCTAAAGACCTGCATCTCTGAGGACAAAAGCATCTCCTTTGCTGGCTGTGTAGCTCAGTTCTTCTTCTCTGCTGGGCTGGGATATAGTGAGTGTTACTTGTTGGCCGCCATggcttatgaccgctatgtggctatCTCAAAACCACTGCTTTATTCTCAGGCAATGTTCATAAGGCTGTGCGCATTTTTAGTAGTAGCCTCATATCTTGGTGGATTTATTAACTCTTCTGTCATCACCAAAAGAACTTTTGCCTTGAACTTCTGTGGTGACAATGTCATTGATGACTTTTTCTGTGATTTACTTTCTCTGGTGAAGCTGGCTTGTGGCAGAAAAGATGGCTTCCAGACTCTACTGTATTTTCTCCTGGCCTCCAATGTCACCATCCCCATTGTGCTCATCCTCGCCTCCTACCTCTTCATCATTACCATCATTTTGAGGATCCGTTCCACCCAGGGCCGCCTCAAAGCCTTCTCTACCTGCTCCTCCCACTTGATTTCTGTCACCTTATGCTATGGCTCCATTCTCTACATCTACTGTCGCCCCCGATCTAGCTATTCCATGGATAGGGGCAAAATAGTTTCTACCTTTTACACTGTGGTCTTCCCCACATTGAATCCTatgatctacagcctgaggaataaggatgtgaaAGAAGCTCTGAgtaaactttttaaataaatccagATTCTGTCCTTCTAAGGTAGTGCAAAGAAAATTTTTGATCAGGTATTTTGTATCTCCAGCAGAGCTGCCATTGTGCTCCATCAGGatgaaaaaaaaacttatattcaagttaaagagttttttcaaccTTGACACAACACAGTCCAATGGATCTAAGATAAGAAAATTAGGGCAATTTAGGAAATAACAGTTGAATATAAAGCCTAAGGATTTTGATTGAATTCCATTGGTTAGAAACAACCAAAACCATGGATTAGaagcaacaagaaaataaaattcaaaaactgTTCTCTATCCTCATAAAGGAAAGTAACAGAATGCCCCATTCCTATTAGCATAGGAAGATTTTTGGGAGACTTATTCATATAGGATAATATCTACATAGTTATTTCCTAGATAGAGGAACAAATATGctgattaatttttaatattttcctatgACTAGAAATTAGATGACACCCATCACTTTCTATTTCCTTAACAGAGTTACttaaacatttttatatatatttttttttccaaaaccatTAGCACAAAGACTGAGGAGCAAATATGAGTCAACTCAGTGTAAACTGGGTGATGGAGGCATGATCTCACCAATCTCCTTGTCTCCTGATTAAGGAAAAATCAGTCAAGACCCCATCGATACGATGTTTGTGAATCACCGTAATTCCCTAAGATCTTTTTGCTAAGATTTCTACAAATCAAATTGTGACATTATTAACATCAAAATacaattattataataaaaaataataactataATGAAGTAAAACAACCTGATAAATGAAAGTCTGTAAGTGCACACTACTCAAAGGAATAAAGTCTGTATGCAGAACACATGAAATAGTGatacaagaagagaaaatataataacttacatttaattttgttttattttttttttaagtaagacaATGTTAATATATGCGTATAAAGCCTAATTATGTCCTTGCTTCTGTTGGAGTAAGCagtaaagaagaaaatacaaggaactgccagttaatcaaatagttgaagaaaaaccTAGAGGCTCCACGCAGAATAGGAGGGACTTGTCAACAGTGGCAATCATACACATTATTCAGGAATGTAGGTAGAAAGGATATAATTAGTACCAGTTGTCACACACAACCCAATTGGAACAGAATCTAACGGTGCAATGCTTTACTTAGACAGTGTTCTAAAAACGGTAGCTACTTCTGCCAACTCAGCCCCATATTTTCTAAGAGACaagatttttgtgtttttggCTAAAGATAATAAAATCCCTATAAAAcacacaatattttaaaataacatcgCAGATCAAATTGTTATGTTATAGTGGAAGAAAATTGGTTATTTAATGTCAACCAAATGAAGCTAGAAAATATATCATTCCAGAAGGAAACACCAGAAACACTATGTTCACATTATTGTGTGTTTGGAGAAGTTATCTCCACTGCATAATCGTGTTTAAATAATATTTCTACAACCCAAGGGAGAGAATAATGTAAGGATAGTAATAATCTGAGGAAAGCAAAGAATTCAACCTAAAAATTTAATTCAACAGATGCCCTTGATATTTTAGAATATGTTTAAATGTAAGTTTAGCAATAAATTTTTAATCACTGTGTTGGGAATGTTTCATCTGCTGTTTGTGTTTTGACATGTGCAGAAGAATTTGTCAGACTAACTTTAATTAATATAAATTCCTGAAGGAATTTGATTATTCAAATTATAAGTGATAATGTTTAAATTCTCAGCAGCAAATGTTTTCCATGTGTGTCTTTTAGATACATGAGTTAAGTAAATTAAGCAAGAAACGGTGCAACTGTGCACTGGGAATTCCCAAGACCACACTCAGGCTTGATGTTTCATTGGAAGAATTCACACGGCTCAACATAGAGTCAAACTCACAGCGATTATTTATTTCAGCAAAAGGAAAACAAGCACAATCAGCAAAGGGTAAAGGCACATGGGGTGGGCCCAGGGGAAAGCAGTTGCAAGCTTCTAAGagccttctcctgtggagtcacacAGAATGCACCAATTCCCTGAATAATTCCTTGTGCTTGTGAAACACTTGAAATGTTGCCAAACACAGCCTTGGCTTAACATGTTCCAAAAATTCAGACTCTCAGACAGCAAGTGTTCAGCAATGACCACATTATATGAAGAGCTTAGAGAAATTAAAGGATTTTTATTAGCTAAGTGAATGGTGAGAGCTCTCTCAAAATCCAGATTCCCAGACACCTCCCAAAAGCCAACCTCATAAGCAGATCTTTCAAAGGATAACTGGTATACTATGTTAACTTCCCTGAGCAAATTATTTATGGATGTTCTTATGGaaaaaattctttaaatgttCTATACAGACAATGAACAAGTCTTAGTGTCTTTCACAAAATAAAACTGGAGGAGGGGCCTTCCTGGATAGCAGGCCGTGTGGTATTTCCAAAGTCATATTTGGAAAGTCATATTTGGCTCCTGTATTAACCATCAACTTTGTGTCTAGTAGAAGTCAGTAAAGTAGTAAGAATCTAAATAGTTGAGGTCGTTGAAACTCTAACCACTACTATAACTACCTATTACTATGATTACAAATACAAACAGCCCTCTCCCTGTCTTCTTACATAATTCTGATCCATTTAATCTCCCAAAATCTCAGTTCAACGGGAATATTTACTGGTAAacccaagaaaaaaaattaaaaaaccactgctgtcgattcgatccccactcatagcaaccctttaggacagagtagaactgcaccatagagcttccaaggagcgcctggtgtattcaaactgctgaccacaTGGTTAGTAGACAAAAGCGCTTAActaatatgccaccagggtttcctatttactGGTAAGGTATCTCAAATTTTCACTGTAGTCAGATCTGAGACTTTAGTCTCTTGTCTTTATTAGCTGGCcacattttttcttcaaatggaAGTGCTAAAGGAGCACTAAGAGAAAAACAGCTAAATCTCCTGCTTTCCAAAGATAATTCTTCCTTCCTCCGTTTTGTAGCACAGATAATTTTCCTCTGGAAATTGGGGTCTGTCTTCTTCCCGTTCAGTAGAGTGGCCAACGTTGTATCACTGAATGAGGAGCCCAAAACATCCCAGGGGAAGACTCCTATTTCCATTGATCAGAACAATGAGAATGTTCCTTTGGGGAAGCATTCCTCCTTGGGCACACAGACATACAAATCCATCTCGTCCCAAGGATAGGAAATAAATGTCTAGTGGGTCGTTTTGGGCAATAGTGAAACAGACGGTGTTAGTTTGACTCTTCTGAGGGAAAATATCAAGATGGAATCAAATATGCTAGGGTTTTATTAGGGGAAACACCtatagatcacaaaatagagagggagtcagaaaaggcaaggaaatgacaTCAGATCATGATACAAGTCTGACTTCAAGGGAAGAGGGGAAGTAAGGAAAGATGTGTAAAAGAATCCCAGACCCTGTGCAGTCTAATGGAAGTAGAGCAAGTTCAATAGGAAGTTCTTGAGCCAACCAAAGTCGTCTAGTTGTCTAACAAGGCCAGGCCTGCCTTAGTAGCCCTGCCatgttaagctattgtttgggaGTGGCCTTGGAGCATAGGTAGGAAATGGATTTCAGAGTTCAACAGCTAGGGCCCTCGATCGATTATACTCTGTACTCAAAGGACTGCAAGGTTTATTTCTTGGACACCAAAAGGGCCATAGCTGCTGCATTGCCTTAGTCCCTGTGTATATACATACTTGATAAAAGAAGGGTGATATGACATAATGGCTGCTGTTTTAAAGCATATCACATATCTTAGAGAACACTTTCTTAGatgagaggatggtgagactttgtctcgtttACTTTGGatgttttatcaggagggaccaatcctagAGAAGGTAGAGTGTCAGCCGGAAATAGGAACCCCtgcaaggagatggattggcatagcatctgcaacaatgagttcaaacatacctatgattgtgaggatggtacaggagggagctacatttcattctgttatacacctgttgtttttaggtgccatcaggttggtccTGAGTCATATCAATCCTATGTACAGAGAACAAAACACcatctggtcctgcaccgtcctcacaattgttgttatgtttgagcccattgtcatcggtgctgtgccaatccatcttgttgagagtctccctcttttttcactgaccctctgctttaccaagcttgatggccttctccaggaactgatccctcctgaaaacatgtctaaagtatgagAAACATAGTCTTgcaatcctcgcttctaaggagaattctggttgtacttcttccaagatagatttgtttgttcttttggcagtccttggtatattcagtattcttcaccaacaccacaattcaaagccatcaattcttcttcagtctttcttattcattgtccagcttttacatgcatataagttgattgaaaacaccacagcttgggtcagatgtcttcacagtgacatctttacttttcaatgctttaaagaggtcttctgcagtagatttgcccaatgcaatgtgtcttttgatgtcttggctgctgctttcaaGGGCGTTGATTCTATCATGTTTCttgttgttccagttgtgagggtttttgttttcctttttttttttttatgttgaagtgtaatccatactgaaggctgtggtctttgattttcatcagtaagcacttaaagtcctcttcactttcagctagcaatgtgtcatctgcataatgcaggttgttaatgcatcttccaccaatcttgataCCTCagtcttcttcacagagtccagtttcttcactttaaatcatgcagtatccctgtcatggactgaatgtgcccccccaaaatatgtgtcaacttggttaggccatgattcccagtactgtatggttgtcctccattttgtgattttgttGTATGCtacaaatcataatctctgcctgtggtcgaagagcattagggtgggatgtaacacccttgttcaggtcacatccctgatacaaTGTAAATGAAGTTCCCTGGGGGGTGGcctccaccaccttttatcttacaagagataaaaggaaagggaagctagcagagatttggggacctcataccaccaaacaAGCAGTGagaggagcagagcatatcctttgaacCTCAGGTTGCTCTGTGGAGAAGCTcttaggccaagggaagattgacgacaccGAACTTCCTACagagcagagagaaagccttcccctggagcagatgccctgaatttgtacttgtagtctcctaggctgtgagagaatacatttgtctttgttaaaaccattcacttgtggttctactgttatagcagtaccagatgactaagacagtcccctTGTGcatttcaaatgactgcctcttgacctgtgtacaggttcctcttgagcacaattcagtattctggaatttccattcttc from the Loxodonta africana isolate mLoxAfr1 chromosome 7, mLoxAfr1.hap2, whole genome shotgun sequence genome contains:
- the LOC135231921 gene encoding olfactory receptor 9G19-like, with translation METDNHTVTEFILVGFTTVPVLQLILFVVFLCVCSVTLVGNTMLITLISNDSQLHTPMYFFIGNLLFLDLWCSSVYTPKILKTCISEDKSISFAGCVAQFFFSAGLGYSECYLLAAMAYDRYVAISKPLLYSQAMFIRLCAFLVVASYLGGFINSSVITKRTFALNFCGDNVIDDFFCDLLSLVKLACGRKDGFQTLLYFLLASNVTIPIVLILASYLFIITIILRIRSTQGRLKAFSTCSSHLISVTLCYGSILYIYCRPRSSYSMDRGKIVSTFYTVVFPTLNPMIYSLRNKDVKEALSKLFK